The Bacteroidia bacterium genomic interval TTCTTTCAAGCAATTAAATCGTACACAAAGTGACGAAAATGGAACCTATTGTTCACAAATTAAAACGGCTCATCCGGGAAAAAAATATCTCTCACGCTTCCATTGCAGAAAAAATGGGCAAGCATCGTACATTTATCACCAAGAAACTGGGAGGTGACTCAATGGAGACCCGTTTGTTGGAAGGTATCCTAAGCGTCACCGGGATCACTCCTCAGGAGCTTTTTTGTGAAGGCATTGAAGATAAAAGCCTTCGTCAAGAACTGGACTCCCTCAAAAAGGAAGTAGATATTATTAAGGAACATCTTCCGCCTTACAATCCCTAGCTAATAGAAGCCCCTACATTACATGGAAAAACTGAATAGTCGGAAAAACAGTACCCGCATATTTATCGTAATTGGCATAATTTTCATAATCCTGATCCTTTTCAATCAGTTTTCTAACAACCTTTCCAATTATGAAACCCGCATCTTAAAGCAAAGAGAAGCCAAAAATCTCAATTTTAAGAACAATCCCAGAAGCCCTGTGCCTCAGGAAGAAAGAGCTAATTTCTCCGGGCTGAAGTACTTTCCGGTGGATAAATCATTCGCTCCTGAAGGGAAATTCTCCCCTGCAGTTTTCAGAGATACCCTCCGCCTCATGACCAATACAGGCGAAGAACGTCTGATGATAAATGCCGGAAAAGTAAGTTTTGAATTGCAAGGAAAAAACTATCAACTCAGCGCTTTTGAAGTCCTGGGTGTACTTGAAAATTCGCTTTTCATCCCCTTTACCGATGAAACTTCCGGAGAAGAGAGTTATGGCGCTGGAAGGTATATGGACCTTCCTCATGACCAGGAACCCTTTCTGGTGGACTTTAATACAGCCTACAGTCCAGACTGTGCCTACAATCCTACTTCCTCATGCCCCATTCCCCCTCGGGAAAATCACATAGATATTCCGGTTTTTGCGGGTGAAAAGGACTATAAATAGGATAGATATTCAGGATTGGCATTCCTCCCAATTACAATAATTGAAGCAATCCCTTTTCATAAGAGGCTAGGCTTGAATAGCGGCTATTTTTATAATATTCAATAATTGTTATATTTTTATAATAAGCCATTAGGCATAAATGCCATTTTATGCCTTTCTATTATTCGCCTAAACAGATACTATGGGAGCCCTTCAAACCCATGTCTCAGACGCCATTTCCCTAACCCTCAGCCGTATGCCCGTATACGGTGAATTGAGTAAAGGCAAATCTCTTCCTTTATCCAAAAACCTTATCAGAGCCGGTAAATTTATCATCCCCTTTGCCCGCCGGATCGATAAATCAGCCAGAAAGCTCAATAGACAGGGAATACCTATCCTTCAGGAAGATTTGATCCCAATAGAGAACCTTCCTGCTCCGGAAACGGCTCCGACCTATGCAAATGTCCTGTCCAAACAGGAATCACTTCCTATACAGACCGAACTGGATAAGTGGTTGAAAGAAGTGAAAGCGTATCGAAAGGCCGGTTTTCTCAGAGAGATATGTGAATGCTCTTATGAAATGCTTGCAAAAGTTGAAGATTGGGAAGCCCAACATAAATGCCATCTGGCCATGACGCGCTACCTAATGGAATCTCTGGCTTTTAATTCATACAAAGGTCTGGGATATCTAGGGTATAAAAGCAATAGCATCCTCTTGAGCAAAAGGCTGATTAAAGGCCATACTTTCCTTATGCCCTGGACCATTTCTTTTGACCGAAAGGCACAACATGTCCAGGCAATGGGCGTAGGTTTTCTGGTAAATGACTTTCCCAAAATCCCGTTTAAATCTGAATGGGAGATCAACCGAAAAAAGAGTTGGGCAAAATAATCAATCCTTCCAGGCTCTCAACATCTCCCTTTTCCCGGGAGGTCCTGGTATTTTCTCTACCCGAAATCCCGCCGCAATCATGGCTCGTCGTACATCTCCTTTGGCACAATAGGTAACTAAGACAGCTCCGGGATTCATGAGTCCAAACATCTTTTGAAAAATATCCAGGCTCCATAGTTCCAATTGGGCAGAAGGAGCAAAAGCATCAAAGTAAACCAGATCGTAGGACGACTCAGGGTCAAATTCTTCCAGTTTGCCCTGAATTTTTTCTAGCACAAAAGCAGGAATCAGTTCTCCTTTTTCATTCCAGGGCATGGCATGAAGCTTTTTGAAAATCGTCTCGGCATCCCCTCCCAGCTCTTTGGGATAGTTCAACTGTGTCAGCAAGTCCTCCGCCACAGGAAAAGCCTCAATACCTGTATACTGGATTTTTCGATCGTCCATATGAATAGCTGTAAGAACTGCATTCAGTCCGGTTCCCAAACCCATTTCCAGAAGGCGCAGCTCCTCTTTCTCCAGAGCTCTTAGGCCTGCATTGATAAAGACATGCATGGATTCCTGAATCGCTCCATGTATGGAGTGATAGTGCTCGTCAAAACGAGGGGCATAGAGGGTAGAAGAACCATCCTTACTGATCACATGCCTGATTTCTTTTTTTTCTTCCATCCTATTGATTCTGCTCGGGTAAACTTTCTACATAAACAGAGGTACTTGGGAAGGCAAATCCTACCTTCATTTCCTCTGCCAACTTCATAATATCAAGGAATATTTCCTGTCTGGCAGCTAACCAGGCAGTATAGTTTGTTTCCTCAAATATGGCCGCATAAAAGATATCCAAAGAAGACGCTGACATTTCATGAAATTGAACACCCACAGAATCTTCCCGTACCTTGGGATGTTTGATTACGATCTCCCGCACTCCATCTACAAATTCTGCCAGGGTACTCGGAAGAGTCGAATAGGAAACAGTTATGGTGGTTGAATAACGTCGATATTCTCGCAAACTATGGTTTAGAATGATTTTATTAGCCAAATCCCCATTTGGCATACTAATAAGTGCCCCATCAGAAGCCATAATACGACTCGAACGAACCCCTACTTCTTTGACAGTTCCACTTACGCCTCCTACTTCAATAAAATCACCTATAGTAAAAGGTCGATCAATGAAGATCGTGATTGATCCTATGAAGTTCCTCACTGTATCCTGAGCCGCAAGTGCCAGGGCAAGTCCCCCTATAGAAACCCCAGCCAGCAAGGCCGTAACATTCACCTCAAGATTATCGAGGATAAAAATGATTCCGAATACAGCTACCAGCATCTTTGCAATCCGAGAAATCAGCGGCACCAATTGATTGTCCAGAGTAGTTGAGGTGCGATCTGCCAGGCTATCAAATATATCCGCCAGGATGTCAATGATCTTGAATAAAAATAAGATCCCAAAAACCGAGATTAGCACACTCAGGATGATGTAGAAGGGTCTACTCAGGCCGATGGGCAGGATCAGCATAGGCATGAAGAAATTGCGAAGGAGAATACTGATCAGTAAATAGCCAAATACATGAGCAGCGGGTGGAACTCGATCCATATTTAAAATTTCTGAGCTGAAAATCCGGGGAATAATTTTTCGAATCGCCCAATTAAAGCCTCTGTCCATGAGCATATATAATAGAACAGAAATGCCCGCAATAATGAGGATTCCGATCCACTTCCAGATTTTTAATCCCAAAAATCTTTTCTCCCCAATTTCAGGAACCAGAGATTTAAACTTTTGAGCGGCAGGGGGTATGGTAGACTGATATATAGCAGGAAGGTTCCTAATGGTATTTACAGAATACAACCATTCTCCCTGGTATTTTTCCAAATAGATCTGTGGATATTTATTGGGTAGAATGTAATAGCGTGGTAAATTCTTGAGGGTATCAACAAAGGCGGCATCATCGGGCACCAGATCCATGTTGATATAATCTCCTTTTGCATTGTAGATCTCCAAAAGCTGGATCGCCGATTTAATCCTTTCCTCCAGACTCAAATCTCCCCCTATAGTCGCTGCCGCTTTCTCTGGATCATAACTATCATCCTGAAGATAATAGAGGTGTCGGCTGATGCTTTGATAGGGACTACTAAGATTGTACAGCGACTGGTCTCCCAAACTATCTGCAGGAGATTGTGCTTCCAGTCGAACTGAATAAACTGCCAGCAATAAAAAGATGAGGCTTAAAACTTTGTTCATAATTATCTGGGTTTTCCCGATTTCAGCAAAAGAGATATAAAAGACTCCGTTTTCCGCAAAATTACGCCTTTACTAAAAATACTCACTAACTTGTGCCGTTAAATCTGAAAATGAATATGAGAAATAGCGTGTTGCTCCTTTTTTCCCTGCTTTGTTGCATACTTTCTGCTCAGGGACAAACCCTAAGTAGTAATCTTTCCCAATTAGACTTTGGACAAAAAAACGAACTGAGTTTTGATAGCCTGGAAGTTGTCGTCCGAAATCCCCTCAATCGAACGGTCCAGATTATAGATATTCTGTTTTTTGATACCTATGGGAGTCCCGCCTTTTCTACGCCAACAAAATCATACAGCATAGCAGAAGGAGATAGCCAGAAAATCAAGGTTTATTTCCAGGTACGCCATAATGTTGCCCATAATTCTGAGATGTTGATTTTGACAGATTCGGATCGCGGCAGTCTCAGCATTGATTTGACTGGGCAGGGGATTTACTCTAAAAACTATTACTCAAGTACAAGGAATAAAGAGGAAGAAGCCTTGAAGTCTGCCTTGAAAAGCCGATTAGCTCAGGGCTATATCCAACTTTCTTATAACCAGGCCAGAGATAATATGTATATGGTGATAGATAACTGGAAGGAAAATGGTAGGGGTTCTGCGGAAAACAAAACCGTAGGAGCTTATACCGGAAGAGTCGCTAGTCCCTATAGCAATCGCTCACAAGCACAGGTCAATTTTCAGTTTGACACAGAACATATATTTCCGCAGGGACGCTTTAGCCAGAATCTCCCAATGCGATCCGATATTTTTCATCTGACTACCACCTGGTCCAGTGCAAACAGTACGCGCGGCAATCTCAACTTCGGAAATGTAACGAGTGCAGATTGGCAAAATGGAGGTTCAAAAAGAGGAAATGGAGTTTTTGAACCTCGGGACGAGCAGAAAGGGAGGAATGCAAGAGCTATGTTCTATTTTGTCGTCCGCTACCAGAACTATCAAAGCCATATGACAACCTCAGAAGAAAATGTACTGAGGCAATGGCACAAGGATTTCCCCCCGGATGATATCGACCGAAAAAGAAATGAGGACATCTTCGGAGTTCAAGGAAATCGTAATCCCTTTATCGACTATCCCCAACTTCTTGAAAGAATCAGCTCCATTCGCAGCAATTCAACGGCTCCCAATGAGCTAAGCATCTTTCTCTCTGAAAATCTCATTGATTATGATACTGTATTTGCCCAAAACAATGAGGTATATCAATATGTGATTGTAAATGACGGAAACCAGGACCTCCAGCTAAGTAATCTTAGTCTGGCAGATAGCTACCTGGAATTTCTAGACAATAGCGGAGCAAATCTAAGCCTTGCTCCGGGAGAATCGCATAGCTTGAAAATTCGACTCCGCGCTCCTGCGAATAGTAATTTACAATCCAGTCTGAATTTTGAGACCAATGTAAGCGGCCAGGAGCAAATCAGCATTCCTATAAACGCTATTAGTGTTGGGGCAAATAGTATACAAGAGGAGTTTGAAGCTAATTATAAACTTGAAGTTTATCCTAATCCTGCCTCAAAGCAGCTGACCATCAACTTTAAAGAAGGGCAGGAAGAAATTATATATGTAGGCCTGTACTCTCTAAAAGGAAAGGAAGTAAAAGCAGAAAGATCTCTCAGGATAGGTATGCAAAGCATTCTGTCTCTGGAAGGCTTGCCTGCAGGTTACTATCTGCTAAGGTTTAAAACAGATAGTCATACTGGAGTTAGAAAAATCCAGATCTTTTAGGCTATTGAAATCTTGGGGTCAAACAAATCTGCTAACAGTGAGACAAGTGAATCGAAATCAAGCGGTTTCTCTAAAAAATCTGTAGCTCCCAAAGCCAGCATATCTTCTTTCATGGATGCTAAAAGGGCTCCAGAGAAAATGTATATAGGGCAAAGGATTTCTGTTTGGGATTTCAGGTAGTTCAATACATCTTTGCCTGACATCCCAGACATATTGTAGTCTATAAAAAAGCTCTTTATAGGTGGAGATCCTGTGTTAGCAGATTCCCAGTATTCGTGAAAAGCTTCTCCAGACTCAAAGGCAAGAACCTTTGAATCCTTAAATAGCTGCTTTAGCGCCACTTCCATTAAATGTAAGTCTCCCAGGTTATCGTCAATGAGAACAAAGCAAGATGGGGAGCATTCTGGCTTCTGAAAACTCATATCTATCCTTAGGTTATTTGAGTATGCTTGTGATACTTATGTAAAATAAGAAAGCAAAATAAGCGCTCCTTGTTTTTTATCCTTGATTTATTACAGCAAGCGTGAAAGCTCTGAATACAAGTTATTCAGCTGAATCGCTGAAAGCAGGCAATATAAGGCATAAATTCCATCTACTGAGTAGTTGTTCTTACATACCTAAATAGCCATAATCAGCCATTTAAGTTTTAGGAAGAATATTGAAAAGGCCCCAGAATAGTCCAAGAATCTTAACAGCCTTGGAGAATTCTTCCTGTTGTACAGGTTTGGTAACAAAAGCATTTACCCCCAATTCATAGCATCGGTTAATTTCAGGATTTTCCTGAGAGGAGGTCAGGATGACAATCGGGAAGTTACCATAGGCTTTATCCTTTCCTCTAATCTCTTCCAATGCCTCCAAACCAGACATTACGGGCATTTTGAGATCGAGAATAACCAGGCATATATTTCCGGAACCGTTTTCATCCAGGTAATCGATAAATTCTTCTCCATTTTCCAGCCAGATGATTTCATTTAAAAGAGGAATTTCTTTCAGGGTTTTCTGGGTCATTTCTGCATCCAATTCATCATCTTCTACCA includes:
- a CDS encoding response regulator, translating into MSTIPKILLVEDDELDAEMTQKTLKEIPLLNEIIWLENGEEFIDYLDENGSGNICLVILDLKMPVMSGLEALEEIRGKDKAYGNFPIVILTSSQENPEINRCYELGVNAFVTKPVQQEEFSKAVKILGLFWGLFNILPKT
- the mnmD gene encoding tRNA (5-methylaminomethyl-2-thiouridine)(34)-methyltransferase MnmD, which produces MEEKKEIRHVISKDGSSTLYAPRFDEHYHSIHGAIQESMHVFINAGLRALEKEELRLLEMGLGTGLNAVLTAIHMDDRKIQYTGIEAFPVAEDLLTQLNYPKELGGDAETIFKKLHAMPWNEKGELIPAFVLEKIQGKLEEFDPESSYDLVYFDAFAPSAQLELWSLDIFQKMFGLMNPGAVLVTYCAKGDVRRAMIAAGFRVEKIPGPPGKREMLRAWKD
- a CDS encoding endonuclease translates to MRNSVLLLFSLLCCILSAQGQTLSSNLSQLDFGQKNELSFDSLEVVVRNPLNRTVQIIDILFFDTYGSPAFSTPTKSYSIAEGDSQKIKVYFQVRHNVAHNSEMLILTDSDRGSLSIDLTGQGIYSKNYYSSTRNKEEEALKSALKSRLAQGYIQLSYNQARDNMYMVIDNWKENGRGSAENKTVGAYTGRVASPYSNRSQAQVNFQFDTEHIFPQGRFSQNLPMRSDIFHLTTTWSSANSTRGNLNFGNVTSADWQNGGSKRGNGVFEPRDEQKGRNARAMFYFVVRYQNYQSHMTTSEENVLRQWHKDFPPDDIDRKRNEDIFGVQGNRNPFIDYPQLLERISSIRSNSTAPNELSIFLSENLIDYDTVFAQNNEVYQYVIVNDGNQDLQLSNLSLADSYLEFLDNSGANLSLAPGESHSLKIRLRAPANSNLQSSLNFETNVSGQEQISIPINAISVGANSIQEEFEANYKLEVYPNPASKQLTINFKEGQEEIIYVGLYSLKGKEVKAERSLRIGMQSILSLEGLPAGYYLLRFKTDSHTGVRKIQIF
- a CDS encoding mechanosensitive ion channel family protein, with translation MNKVLSLIFLLLAVYSVRLEAQSPADSLGDQSLYNLSSPYQSISRHLYYLQDDSYDPEKAAATIGGDLSLEERIKSAIQLLEIYNAKGDYINMDLVPDDAAFVDTLKNLPRYYILPNKYPQIYLEKYQGEWLYSVNTIRNLPAIYQSTIPPAAQKFKSLVPEIGEKRFLGLKIWKWIGILIIAGISVLLYMLMDRGFNWAIRKIIPRIFSSEILNMDRVPPAAHVFGYLLISILLRNFFMPMLILPIGLSRPFYIILSVLISVFGILFLFKIIDILADIFDSLADRTSTTLDNQLVPLISRIAKMLVAVFGIIFILDNLEVNVTALLAGVSIGGLALALAAQDTVRNFIGSITIFIDRPFTIGDFIEVGGVSGTVKEVGVRSSRIMASDGALISMPNGDLANKIILNHSLREYRRYSTTITVSYSTLPSTLAEFVDGVREIVIKHPKVREDSVGVQFHEMSASSLDIFYAAIFEETNYTAWLAARQEIFLDIMKLAEEMKVGFAFPSTSVYVESLPEQNQ
- a CDS encoding DUF1684 domain-containing protein — protein: MEKLNSRKNSTRIFIVIGIIFIILILFNQFSNNLSNYETRILKQREAKNLNFKNNPRSPVPQEERANFSGLKYFPVDKSFAPEGKFSPAVFRDTLRLMTNTGEERLMINAGKVSFELQGKNYQLSAFEVLGVLENSLFIPFTDETSGEESYGAGRYMDLPHDQEPFLVDFNTAYSPDCAYNPTSSCPIPPRENHIDIPVFAGEKDYK
- a CDS encoding response regulator, whose amino-acid sequence is MSFQKPECSPSCFVLIDDNLGDLHLMEVALKQLFKDSKVLAFESGEAFHEYWESANTGSPPIKSFFIDYNMSGMSGKDVLNYLKSQTEILCPIYIFSGALLASMKEDMLALGATDFLEKPLDFDSLVSLLADLFDPKISIA